One genomic window of Coffea eugenioides isolate CCC68of chromosome 1, Ceug_1.0, whole genome shotgun sequence includes the following:
- the LOC113782291 gene encoding F-box/kelch-repeat protein At3g23880-like yields the protein MRERTQEKKNKLCTESQFQPIISSIPDDILLEIFTRLPVRSLMRLSCVSTSWHSLISSPDLVKSHHKRLTEDKENEHRRIVFVKVERQISMRLGLNLRLGQFECSLHSAFSCAVPDKIEVTNNCVISFPAERYGFSTFKIVGSCYGLVLIMVDEEIMLLWNPATRKYRKLPDFGIKMEHKFSAYSCLSCGIGYDESNDDFKVLVLSCVFYAGMQHETLAKVYSRKTDSWKKIEDLKYCLIEQGCYYVNGIFHFTHYDLLSRAAWNITFERKIVGFDLVNDIFKEIELPEEVNNYDNWNLGTLEGCLSLLVCCRGNQVNLWIMKEYGVKESWTKMVVISCFQDPDSNLLSMPLILSEDGQLLFVTWPSPKLGVYDPNQNSLKYSRFSNFNKDLYGAYVFVESLVSP from the coding sequence ATGCGAGAAAgaacccaagaaaagaaaaacaagctcTGCACCGAATCCCAATTCCAGCCAATTATCAGCAGTATTCCTGATGATATTTTGCTTGAAATATTCACGAGGCTTCCGGTCAGATCCCTGATGAGGCTCAGCTGCGTTTCGACATCTTGGCATTCCTTGATCTCTAGCCCCGATCTCGTTAAATCCCATCACAAAAGATTGACGGAAGACAAGGAAAACGAGCATCGCAGGATCGTGTTCGTTAAGGTTGAGAGGCAAATTAGTATGAGGCTCGGGCTCAACCTTAGGCTCGGGCAGTTTGAGTGTTCCCTTCACAGTGCTTTTTCCTGTGCGGTACCCGACAAAATTGAGGTAACCAACAACTGCGTTATTAGTTTTCCTGCAGAACGCTACGGCTTTAGTACATTTAAAATTGTGGGTTCTTGTTATGGGTTGGTTTTGATCATGGTTGATGAAGAAATTATGTTGTTGTGGAATCCAGCtacaagaaaatatagaaagttGCCTGATTTTGGAATTAAAATGGAGCATAAGTTTTCCGCTTATTCTTGCTTGTCATGTGGGATTGGTTATGATGAGTCTAATGATGATTTTAAGGTACTTGTACTTTCCTGTGTTTTCTATGCTGGTATGCAGCATGAGACTCTGGCTAAGGTTTATAGCCGGAAGACAGATTCTTGGAAGAAGATTGAGGATCTTAAGTACTGTTTGATTGAGCAGGGCTGTTATTATGTGAATGGGATATTCCACTTTACTCATTATGATCTTCTAAGTCGTGCTGCTTGGAATATAACTTTTGAGCGGaaaattgttggttttgatTTGGTGAATGACATTTTTAAAGAGATAGAACTCCCTGAAGAGGTTAATAATTATGATAACTGGAATTTAGGAACATTAGAAGGATGCCTTTCATTATTGGTTTGTTGCAGAGGCAATCAGGTGAATCTGTGGATTATGAAGGAATATGGAGTGAAAGAATCTTGGACTAAAATGGTTGTGATTTCTTGTTTTCAAGATCCTGATAGTAATTTATTGAGTATGCCTTTGATCTTATCGGAGGATGGTCAACTTTTATTTGTGACTTGGCCAAGCCCAAAGTTGGGAGTTTATGATCCAAATCAGAATTCACTCAAGTATTCTCGGTTTAGTAACTTTAATAAAGATCTTTATGGAGCATATGTGTTTGTTGAAAGCTTAGTTTCTCCCTGA